The following are from one region of the Phormidium sp. PBR-2020 genome:
- the cas2 gene encoding CRISPR-associated endonuclease Cas2 yields the protein MGQLWLVCYDVRDNKRRAKLAKLLEQRCERVQYSVFECPLEEKLLEKLLHQRWLVVLEIPEDSLRVYPLDARAKAKTRVFGSPPPYEPPDFLIL from the coding sequence ATGGGTCAGTTGTGGTTGGTTTGTTATGACGTGCGGGACAACAAGCGTCGGGCTAAGTTGGCGAAGTTGTTGGAACAGCGTTGTGAACGGGTGCAGTATTCGGTGTTTGAATGTCCGTTGGAGGAGAAGCTGTTGGAGAAGTTGTTGCATCAACGTTGGTTGGTGGTGTTGGAGATTCCTGAGGATAGTTTGCGGGTGTATCCGTTGGATGCACGGGCGAAGGCGAAGACTCGGGTGTTTGGTTCACCACCGCCCTATGAACCGCCAGATTTCTTGATTCTTTAG